The following is a genomic window from Episyrphus balteatus chromosome 1, idEpiBalt1.1, whole genome shotgun sequence.
CTCAGGAAATTTACAAATGATACATGAAAACACTATGATTCAAGCTATTCAGAATTTTCAAGAATTCGCCGGATTGGATGTGACCGGTCAGTTGGATAGTAAGACATTGGAATTAATGTCCCTGCCAAGATGTGGTGTTAAAGATAAACGCGCTAATAGCCGATCAGAACGATCTTTTGGTACTGCTTGGAGAAAAAAGGATTTAACCTACAGAATCTCAAGATATACCAGACGAATGGATCGCAATAATGTTGATGCAGAAATTGCTAGAGCTTTTAGTGTTTGGAGTGAACATACTGATCTCAGTTTTACAGCCAAGAGAAATGGACCAGTTGATATTGATATTACGTAggtttagttaaatttttttaatttccattttttaatcGTTATCTTTTTCTGCATAGGTTTCTGGAAGGTGAACATGGTGATGGAAATCCATTTGATGGTACTGGTGGTACATTGGCTCATGCATATTCCCCCGAATATGGTGATGCTCATTTTGATGATGCTGAACATTGGTCAATTAATTCTCCTCGCGGTACAAATTTGTTCCAAGTGGCAGCTCATGAATTTGGTCATTCTCTTGGACTGGATCATTCTTCGGTACAAGAAGCTTTAATGGCTCCATACTATCGTCGATATGAACCATATTTTCGACTACATTCGAGTGATATAACGGAAATTCAAGAACTTTATGGAAGGAAATCTATTCAAGAAGACTCAAACAATGGTAATTGTGAAGATCTGTTATTGTTTATTTAATGTTGTTTCaggaatttttaagaattttaaggCTTTCGGTAAAAAGGATTgcgaaataatttattttttactttcagGTCGTTCTGAAGAGCCTACTTCACACCATCACCATCATAACGACGATGAAGGTAAAAGTTTTTGATCTTGACTTACTCATTCGAACTTTTCAGTTAAAGTCAAAAATCTTTTGTTTGCACTCTTACCTAAAATTccgttcataaattttttttttaaatattcaattttgtttccaaAAGGTCTTAGAGTTAAACTTATTATTAATTTCAGATCGATCAAATGAGAATACAACACACTACCATTATCATCATCAGAATCATACTCCAAACCAAGAAGGTGAGTAAACAAATACAATACTTTTCTTTTTGaagataataattttctttttacttttcaattgaaatttagGAGAACTTACCTCAGAGATGTTAAAAACCTTGATGGACAGATTAAAAGAAGCTGCAAATAAAAGCGGATTCACAATCAGGATAAAtcaaaaagaaaccaatataCCTATAACCACAAGACAAAATGATGTCTCTATTAATGGTATgcgaaaacttgtttttatgtAGTATGTataattatttgattttaaaccCCGCCAAcgaatttgtttattcttcttTGTTTAAATGGGTTATCGAAaattagaccagggtcgataatttttgaaaccaaaaaaaatcatagtagaatgaaacccattggaaaaggaggtgaatatgatgaaaattaaaggaaaaataaattacgggcgagccgagttcgggaagtgggtgggttgagtttttaatggtaaaaaatgg
Proteins encoded in this region:
- the LOC129912608 gene encoding stromelysin-2-like, whose amino-acid sequence is MSCRNVFIILTTLLLSTVVLIHSAPVQSSSQAQMYLSKFGYLPETSSGNLQMIHENTMIQAIQNFQEFAGLDVTGQLDSKTLELMSLPRCGVKDKRANSRSERSFGTAWRKKDLTYRISRYTRRMDRNNVDAEIARAFSVWSEHTDLSFTAKRNGPVDIDITFLEGEHGDGNPFDGTGGTLAHAYSPEYGDAHFDDAEHWSINSPRGTNLFQVAAHEFGHSLGLDHSSVQEALMAPYYRRYEPYFRLHSSDITEIQELYGRKSIQEDSNNGRSEEPTSHHHHHNDDEGKSF